GGCCATGAGCCGATATCTTGCCCGCTGAGCGGCAGGACGGCGCCCGCACGCAGAGAATCGCGGGCCGCAAGACCGCAGGGAAGAAGGCCGAATTCCTCGCCCGCCTCAAGAAGGGTTTCCCAAATTTCGAGCGCATCGGCCGGATTGACAAACAATTCGAACCCGAACTCGCCGGTATAGCCTGTACGCGAGAGCAAGATCTGTCGGGCGCGCGCGAGCCGGACCCCCGAAAAGCCGGCGGCTTTTTCATAAGTTCCCTTAAAGCTGAAATAGACCATACTGCGCAAAAGCGCCGGACCATCCGCCAACACTTTTGCCAGGATGCGCGCTGAGTGCGGTCCCTGAAGGTCGATTTTCGCCATCTTTTCGGAAACGTCCGCAACGCCAGCAGACCGGGCGGCCGAATATCTTTGAAGATGATCGCCCACTGCCGCCGCCATTCCCGCATTCACAATCACAAGATAATCCTGCGAAGTGAGCTGATAGACAATGGCGTCATCTATGGTTTCGCCGCGTTCGTTCAAAAAGACGCCGTACACGCACCTGCCGGGAGTGAGCGGGGCTTTCCCGCCGCCCAGGCATCTTTCCAGATCCTTTGTGAAACACGACTGGAGCAGGTGGAAGGCGTCACGCCCGGTCACGCTGAGGGCGCCCATATGGCCTGTATCAAAAATACCGGCGGCGGTGATGACCGACAGATGCTCCTTCTTGGCGCCGGATGCATACCACAGCGGCATATCCCAGCCATGGAATTTCGCTATGTTGGCGCCGTGCGCTGCATGCCACGGAAAGAGAGATGTTCGTCTGTTCTCAGCCATATAAATTCGACCGACCCTTTCTTATCCTGAAAAGAGTATGCCACTGTCGGCATTTTTGTCAAATACTTTCATTCCACGAGGCGGCGCGAAATTTAATTTTATGAGAGGGAACCCGCCGGGGGAATTCATGCTTGAAGTGGAAGAGGGGTGGCCGGAGGCGAGGCATCAGCAAAAAATTAATTCTCATCTTAGGCATAAAAAATGCTCTTCCTTTCGGGAAGGCGCGGGAAAATCCCCGCACTGCCCGTTTACCCTGTATTTATCTGCTGGGCGTACAAAATTGAACCCGAAAAGTGTCGAAATATGATTGTCCAACGAGAAGGGACAATGCGGAGCGGGCAGAAAAGCATGAGGAGTTGGGATTGTGAATCGAAAGGATGAAATCATATCCAGAATTTCAACCATAAAAGCGATGCCCCCGGCGGCAGTCGAAGTGGCGCGGCTGCTCCAGAGCCCGGAAACGAACATAAAGGAAATCGTCAAGGCGATTGAATTCGATCCCGGAATGGCGGCTAACATATTGCGCATGGCCAACTCAGCCTACTACGGCTGTTCCGATCGAATATCCTCGATCCGAGACGCAATAGTCCGGCTGGGGACTAACCGCATCTTTCAAATGATTGTCTCATGGGCTTTCTCTCCCATGGCACAGCAAGAGATTCCGGGTTACGGCCTGCCGGCGGGGCAACTGTGGGAGCATGCGATTGCTGTCGCCGTTGGAGGTGAGGAGTTGGCAGCCGATCTGAATTTGAAGACGCCGGCGCACATGTTCACTGCAGGTCTTTTGCACGACATTGGGAAGGTTGTATTGGGCAGCTTCATCCAAATTGACATTGACTTGATTCAGAAGGTGGTTTCAGAGGAGAAGGTATCTTTCGAAGTGGCCGAACAGGAAATTCTGGGCATAGACCATGCCGAAACCGGCGCGGCGCTGCTGGAGACGTGGAATTTGCCGCCGTCCGTTGTCGAGGTTTGCCGGTGGCATCATCAACCGGAATGGCATTCAGGTGAAATGCTCGCAGTCGACCTGGTTCATGTCGCGGACACAATGTGCCTTATGGGCGGAATAGGAGCGGGCATCGATGCGGCTTATTATAACACCTCCGCCGAAGTCAGCGAGAGATTGAAGCTGTCCGCTCTCGCGACCGAAGAAATTATCTCTCAGATTCTGAAGAAACTCCACGAGGTGCGCGAGTTATTTTCAGATAACGGGAGCACCAAGAAGAGGCACTGATTATCAGACCTTCCTTCGGTTCCCCCGCCTCTTCGAATGATCGGAGAGGTGGCCGAGGGCGTGAATGTTGAAGAGCAGGACAGGATGAGAGGTCAGATGCCGGAAGGT
The DNA window shown above is from Candidatus Abyssobacteria bacterium SURF_5 and carries:
- a CDS encoding aminomethyl transferase family protein, encoding MAENRRTSLFPWHAAHGANIAKFHGWDMPLWYASGAKKEHLSVITAAGIFDTGHMGALSVTGRDAFHLLQSCFTKDLERCLGGGKAPLTPGRCVYGVFLNERGETIDDAIVYQLTSQDYLVIVNAGMAAAVGDHLQRYSAARSAGVADVSEKMAKIDLQGPHSARILAKVLADGPALLRSMVYFSFKGTYEKAAGFSGVRLARARQILLSRTGYTGEFGFELFVNPADALEIWETLLEAGEEFGLLPCGLAARDSLRAGAVLPLSGQDIGSWPYINHPWLFALPFAEDGLTFTKQFIGDIVLQLREASDHTLAFVGFDPRKASIGDPALGIGSDGNEIGLALTCVADLAIGRVNGAICSVASPQRPQNFNPLGLCCGFAKVRSRLEPGTHVVLRDKRREIPVEIVKDIRPDRTARLPMKHFLGE
- a CDS encoding HDOD domain-containing protein; the protein is MNRKDEIISRISTIKAMPPAAVEVARLLQSPETNIKEIVKAIEFDPGMAANILRMANSAYYGCSDRISSIRDAIVRLGTNRIFQMIVSWAFSPMAQQEIPGYGLPAGQLWEHAIAVAVGGEELAADLNLKTPAHMFTAGLLHDIGKVVLGSFIQIDIDLIQKVVSEEKVSFEVAEQEILGIDHAETGAALLETWNLPPSVVEVCRWHHQPEWHSGEMLAVDLVHVADTMCLMGGIGAGIDAAYYNTSAEVSERLKLSALATEEIISQILKKLHEVRELFSDNGSTKKRH